TAAAACGAAGCAATTTAAAAAAGTTTTTATCCAAAGGATAATTGTACACTGGACAAAAATGATTGATTGGTTCGTTTTCTTATTCGCCTAAGATTTTATTTTTTATGGGTGGGCAACAGATCTGGATTGCCCGCCTGCCGGCAGGCACGGCGCCGCAGATGTTTGAATCTTCTTCGATTAACGGTGTGCTCATATGCCTGCCCGCCGGAGCATTGTCGGAGGAGGGTCGCTGTTTACCCGACCCACAGGGGTTAAAAAAACTAATAAAAAGCTTTTATTTTTGATTTTTCTGAGGGCTAACAGCTGGAGGCTGAGAGCTGTTTTAATAATATGGCATTTAATTTGCTGGTTTTAGATAAAATTAAAATTTAAATAAAACCCAGGGCCCGCAGCGGGCGGGATGTCGTACCCGCTGGTAAGTAGGAAAACCACCGGACCTGTAGCAAGTGGTGGTTTACTGAATAAATGGAGCTGGTTATTTGATTTTAATATTGGTTTCTTTCAGCACATTTCTTTTTGATCAACTTACAAAGCTATATATAAGACAAAATTTTTCAGTAGGAGAAAGTGCGCCGGTTATAGATAATATTTTTCACATAACTTATGTTCAAAACAACGGAGCTGCATTTGGCTTGATACCAAATCAGCAAACGGTATTATTTTTTATTACATTTTTTGTCATTCTAATTATTGCAGTTTTTTCCATTATTAGCCGGCCAAAAGAAATTTCAATGCAGTTAGCGCTAGGATTAATATTGGGCGGAGCTGTTGGTAATTTACTGGACCGTTTACTTATTGGGACCATCACTGATTTTCTGGATTTTCGCATTTGGCCGGTATTTAATGTTGCCGACTCAGCAATTGTAATTGGAACCATAATTTTATTGTGGACCATAAAAATTGGTGTTAAGTTTAAAAAAACTTAGAGAGTAAGAAGAGAGAGTATACAGGGCAAGCATTAAGCACTAAGGGGTAAGGTGATTACTTGCATCCTATTTTATTTAAAATTTGGCCAATAACGGTTTACTCTTATGGATTTGCTCTAGCTGGAGCATTTATTATAGGGTTTTTTTTATTGACAGCGGAGCTGGAACGTAAAAAAATTGAGACGGGTTTTGCTTATGACTTAGTTTTAGCTGCGATAATTGGTGGGGTTATAGGGGCAAGATTTTTTTATGTTCTGGCACATTTAGATTATTTTTCAAAATATCCTTTGCAGATTTTTTTCATTCAAGAAGGATTAGTTTTTTATGGAGGATTAGCCGGAGGAACTCTTGCTGTCCTTTCGGTTGTTTATCGCAAAAAGCTCCCAGTATCTAAAATAGCAGACGCAGTTGCTCCATGCTTGGCGATTGGAACAGCAATTGGTCGCATCGGTTGTTTCTTAAATGGATGTTGCTATGGAAAGCCCACTAATATATTTTGGGCAGTTAAGTTTCCGGGTGTCCCACTTACTCGCCACCCAACTCAAATTTATGATCTTATCTATAATTTAATAATTTTTTGTATTATTTGGAGTTTACGAAAGAAGATTAACAAAGATGGAATGATTTTCTGGTTTTATTTATTCTTTTATTCAATAGGGCGTTTTTCAGTTGAATTTTTCAGAGTTTCAGCTTTAGTATTATGGGGCCTTACTATGGCCCAAATAATTAGCATAGGTTTATTCTTAGTTTCTCTGATGATTTTATTAAAAAAATATTCATTATTAAATTTTTATTAGCAGGCTCTAAAAAGAAGGCACGGTGTGTTTTAAGGTGGCGGAAACTAAGAGACTTAATTTAAAAGTTGGGGATGAAGGTAAGGGCCAAAGGTTAGACTCATTTTTAGTAAACTTGAAAGAAATTCCCTCAAGATCTTTTGCGCAACACTTAATACAAAAAGGTTTTGTTAGGGTTGACGACAAACGAGTTTCAAAAAATCATCGTTTAAAAAAAGGGGAAGTCATATTCCTTGAAATTCCTCCCCCGGAATTATCCTCATTAACCCCAGAAGAAATTTTGTTGAATATAATTTACGAAGATAATGATATAATTGTGCTTTCGAAACCGGCAGGAATAGTTGTCCATCCTGCGTATGGGCATCCAAGCGGAACAATAGTTAATGCGTTATTAGCTCACACAAAGGATTTATCGGGAATTGGAGGCAATGTAAGGCCCGGGATTATTCATAGGTTGGATAAGGATACTTCAGGATTGATGATTGTCGCAAAAAACGATGAGGCGCATCGGATTCTGTCAAGTGAACTAAAGGATAGAAAGATAAAACGTTTTTATTTAGCCTTAGTTCACGGGGTTGTTGAAGTCGATTCTGGAACAATTGATGCTCCTATTGGCAGAAGCTTGAAAAATAGAAAGAAGATGGCTGTTACAGAAATAGCTGCTCGAAACGCGATAACTACGTTCAAGGTAAAGCAAAGATTTAGCCAGTATACACTTCTTGAAGCCAAGCTGGAGACAGGTCGAACTCATCAAATTCGGGTTCATATGAAATATATAAATCACTCTGTTGTGGGCGATTTTACTTATGGTTATAGAAAAAATGAGAGAAATTTAGGTCTTAATCGCCAATTTCTTCATGCTTATAAACTCGAATTTATTCATCCAAAAACCGGGAAGAAGATTTTTTTGGAAGATAATCTACCCGAAGAACTTGAGACCGTTTTGCGTCATCTTCAGGAGCATAAAGCGTAGATTACCTGTTTTGACATTTCTGACTTGAATCCGACTGGTTTTCTAATTTATTTTCTTTAAATACAAATTGTGGGAAACACTTTTTATTTCTTTAGTGGTTTCTATGAGCTCTTTGATTTTTTCGTTGAGCCGATCACTTTTCAGTAAATCATCTAAGCGCTTAGAATCAATTTTTAAAATTTTTTCCCAAAGTCCCAATGGCTCCATAATTTCTTTAAGTTTATTGGCATCATAATCATAAACCAATCTTTCAGATCTGGTAATTTCGTTTGTTTCGGAATAAATTTTATTGCAGTTGTTTTCGTCAAAATATTGGTTTATGAGAAATTGCAGTTCTCCTAGGCGTTCTTTTAACAATTTTTCTTTCTGTCTTAACATAGCGTATTCATCAATTACTTTTTTGGCCTCAATTGCTTCATTAGTATTTTTAAATTTATATTTGAATATGGGACAGTAAATTTGGAAATCACACCAGGGGCATAAAGCGTTCTCAGTTGGTTTGAAGTTGCCTTTGTTTATATTTTCAGCCACTTTTAAGATTAGATTCTTTATTTTTTGTATATCTTCGGGTTTTCTGATAGTGCTTATCTTCATGTTTGGCACTACAAAATATAATGTAAGTTTCTCAGGTTCAATTTGCCAAGTTTCTTTAACTGCAAAATAATACATGGATAGCTGCAAGTCGTTGTTGACGTTGGATTGAGAGGGAAGTTTCTTTCCCGTTTTATAGTCAACGATTTCAAGTTTCCCATCGGGAGTTCTTTCAACTTTATCAATTACTCCGGAAAGAAGACAAGTTTCGCCCGATGACAATTTTTCGTCGAGTTTAATTTGAAACCTATACTCGATGGCAACGGGTAAAGAGAAGGAATCTATATTGGAACGGTAAAAGTTTGTTAGGATGTGCTCAGCATGTTCTTTATAAGCACTCTCTTCCGACTTGTTTAAATATCCCCTTGACAACCAATTTTTATGCATGAAAGACAGAAGTTCTTCAAGAGAGGGTGGATTTGGTGTTGGAACGTTATAAAAATAATATAAAGCTTTATGAATAGTGCTTCCAAAGCTTAAGGCCGGACTTTTTTTACGAGGCAGCTTATCTAAATAAGCAAATTTATAAGAAAGCGGGCAATTTTGATATGTTGAGATTGACGAATAACTTAGTATCATTTTATCCCTTCATGTTTTATAAAAGAATAATAGGAACAAACGTTCGATGTCAAGTATTTTTTCTAATTTATTGATATAAAAATTCTTAATTATGTTCAAAGCCATTATGATTGTTGCCTCAGGTTGCCCAGTTATGTTAAACTGTTCACGCTTAATAACACACGTTGGTGGACCTTTTTTAAGGTTCCCTTTATGGGTTTAAAGGAGGGTGGAAGCCAACGGAGGTTTAAACCGAATAAGAGAGGAGGTGAGAGTGTGGCAATAGTTTCAATGAAAAATCTGCTTGAAGCGGGAGTTCATTTTGGGCACCAGACTCGTCGTTGGAATCCAAAAATGAAGCCATACATCTTCACCGAAAGAAATGATATTTATATCATAGATCTTCAGAAGACACTGGCCTTAATTGAATCAGCTTATGCTTTTGTGAGAGAAACCGTTGCTAATGGCGGGTCGGTTATGTTTGTTGCTACAAAAAAACAAGCTCATGATGCAATTGAGCAAGAAGCCGTCAGATGTGAAATGCCTTATGTTAATTGTCGTTGGTTAGGTGGAATGTTAACTAACTTTGAGACAATTAAAAAACGCATCGATCACTTAAAAGAGCTTGAGGAGATGCAGGAAAGTGGATTGATGGAGAAGCTTCCCAAAAAGGAAGCTTCTAAGCTTTTGGCTAAAAAAGAAAAACTTGCTAAAAATCTCACTGGAATAAGAAATATGAATAAATTACCGGACATAATGTTTGTAATCGACACAAAGAAGGAACAAATAGCAGTCAACGAGGCAAGAAGACTCGAGATTCCTATTGTTGGCGTGGTAGACACTAATGCAGATCCTGACGAAGTGGATTACATTATTCCTGCTAATGATGACGCGATTAGAGCTGTTACTCTGCTTAGTAAAATTATTGCAGATGCTTGTTTAGAGGGCGTTAGCAGAAGAGTACCTGTTGAGGAAGAACAAGAAAAACTCGATTTAGTCGAGGGATAAACCACAGCGAGCCCTAGCGGCTCGCT
This is a stretch of genomic DNA from Candidatus Oleimmundimicrobium sp.. It encodes these proteins:
- the lgt gene encoding prolipoprotein diacylglyceryl transferase, whose translation is MHPILFKIWPITVYSYGFALAGAFIIGFFLLTAELERKKIETGFAYDLVLAAIIGGVIGARFFYVLAHLDYFSKYPLQIFFIQEGLVFYGGLAGGTLAVLSVVYRKKLPVSKIADAVAPCLAIGTAIGRIGCFLNGCCYGKPTNIFWAVKFPGVPLTRHPTQIYDLIYNLIIFCIIWSLRKKINKDGMIFWFYLFFYSIGRFSVEFFRVSALVLWGLTMAQIISIGLFLVSLMILLKKYSLLNFY
- a CDS encoding PD-(D/E)XK nuclease family protein, giving the protein MILSYSSISTYQNCPLSYKFAYLDKLPRKKSPALSFGSTIHKALYYFYNVPTPNPPSLEELLSFMHKNWLSRGYLNKSEESAYKEHAEHILTNFYRSNIDSFSLPVAIEYRFQIKLDEKLSSGETCLLSGVIDKVERTPDGKLEIVDYKTGKKLPSQSNVNNDLQLSMYYFAVKETWQIEPEKLTLYFVVPNMKISTIRKPEDIQKIKNLILKVAENINKGNFKPTENALCPWCDFQIYCPIFKYKFKNTNEAIEAKKVIDEYAMLRQKEKLLKERLGELQFLINQYFDENNCNKIYSETNEITRSERLVYDYDANKLKEIMEPLGLWEKILKIDSKRLDDLLKSDRLNEKIKELIETTKEIKSVSHNLYLKKIN
- the rpsB gene encoding 30S ribosomal protein S2, yielding MAIVSMKNLLEAGVHFGHQTRRWNPKMKPYIFTERNDIYIIDLQKTLALIESAYAFVRETVANGGSVMFVATKKQAHDAIEQEAVRCEMPYVNCRWLGGMLTNFETIKKRIDHLKELEEMQESGLMEKLPKKEASKLLAKKEKLAKNLTGIRNMNKLPDIMFVIDTKKEQIAVNEARRLEIPIVGVVDTNADPDEVDYIIPANDDAIRAVTLLSKIIADACLEGVSRRVPVEEEQEKLDLVEG
- the lspA gene encoding signal peptidase II, with protein sequence MILILVSFSTFLFDQLTKLYIRQNFSVGESAPVIDNIFHITYVQNNGAAFGLIPNQQTVLFFITFFVILIIAVFSIISRPKEISMQLALGLILGGAVGNLLDRLLIGTITDFLDFRIWPVFNVADSAIVIGTIILLWTIKIGVKFKKT
- a CDS encoding RluA family pseudouridine synthase, producing MCFKVAETKRLNLKVGDEGKGQRLDSFLVNLKEIPSRSFAQHLIQKGFVRVDDKRVSKNHRLKKGEVIFLEIPPPELSSLTPEEILLNIIYEDNDIIVLSKPAGIVVHPAYGHPSGTIVNALLAHTKDLSGIGGNVRPGIIHRLDKDTSGLMIVAKNDEAHRILSSELKDRKIKRFYLALVHGVVEVDSGTIDAPIGRSLKNRKKMAVTEIAARNAITTFKVKQRFSQYTLLEAKLETGRTHQIRVHMKYINHSVVGDFTYGYRKNERNLGLNRQFLHAYKLEFIHPKTGKKIFLEDNLPEELETVLRHLQEHKA